Genomic DNA from Syntrophorhabdaceae bacterium:
CGGCACCATCTATCAGTATTTCAAGAACAAGGAAGATCTCTTCTTCTCTATTCCCATTGAGAAAACGAACGAATTCCGCAGCCAGGTCGAACTACATCTGGAAGGGATCACGGGGGTTTTCAACAAGCTTCGAAAATTCGTATGGTACTTTCTTTATTTCTTTAAAACCAACCCCGAGTATG
This window encodes:
- a CDS encoding TetR/AcrR family transcriptional regulator, coding for MSKKVTRREHIIQAAIEVFGKKDFQSASISEIAQRAGIADGTIYQYFKNKEDLFFSIPIEKTNEFRSQVELHLEGITGVFNKLRKFVWYFLYFFKTNPEY